In Lolium rigidum isolate FL_2022 chromosome 7, APGP_CSIRO_Lrig_0.1, whole genome shotgun sequence, the DNA window gaggccggtgatcttagccTAGACCGTGTGTGCGGAGTCGCCGTCGCGAACGACGGTGTGGAAGATGTCAttggagacggtctggtagaaccagcggatgatggtggcgtcgatcgcgagccactcggggtcgtgcggcatggcgaggaggtcgatggtgccgtcgacgtgatcgaggagatcatactcgcggaagagcagcccgaagtacgttttttccacgggaagaagttggcagcggtggtggagagcgtcACCgacacgcgctcggcgatggggatgtcgcggatgatggcgacggaggggccggcgaaggggttgctgctacTGGAGCGGGAGGAGAAGGGATCGGAggggccggaggaggagaaggccatGGCGgaagcgatggtggtggtgggagggagggcggcggcgcccggGGTGGGGAGGGTGGCGGCTAGGGCTAGAGTTGgggtggagggcggcggcgcccggggtggggagggcggcggctagggctagggttggggtggtgccggcggcgcccaaggggaagggGGGCGGCTAGGTCAGGGCCGGAGGGCCTCTAATACCATGTAGAGAAGTATTGAAGATTGCACAACACCAATAGGGCCATGTATATATAGACGGACAcacgtacaattacaggtacaactctGACAAAACACAGGAACCTATACCtagtacaatatgttactcaacaattCTTTTAGCGTTATGTGCTGATGAACGATCACATTTTGAGTCAGAGGGAGTATGATCGAACCAGAAGTTGGCTCCCCCGTACAAAAGGAAGTTCTTGTTTGTGCGccaataccaaatatatcaaaggGAACAAAATTAAGGCTGAAAAGGTCATCCTAGGGaagaagaaagaatgccaaacaaATTAATGGTCGTGCAAAAGCCAGCGTCGCCTGCCTTGCAACGATCAGTATCAGCTCTGTATTACAATTTGCCTACCCCTGCTATATAGAGTTGTTGACCAGACAAGAATGGCACGTTGGCAACGGAAGGTTGAGAGTGGCACCGAAGAATACGTCGCCTTCGAGGATCATCGCCATTCGCCAGGCCCAACGACGCCTCCACGCGGACATCGGTGTTCGTAGACTATTTTTCGGTAGGCATCCATCTAGGCCTTGGTGGCCGCCGGCTTGGTGGAATTTGCGACAGCAGCGGGCGTCTGCTTGAGGATGGCAGGCAGAAACTCCATGATCTTGTCGAACTCCTTGTTCTTGACGACGAGCCCGGCCGGCGCGGTCGGGTCGGCCTTGCACTCGTTGCAGCTCCACTTCCACTCCCAGTCCTTGGACTTCTCTTTCTCCTCATCCAACACCACGAAGTCTAGCACCTCCAAGAGCTTCGCGCCGGCTCCCGCGGCGGGGCCACCGGCGCCGGGCTTGAACTTTGTGGCGGCCTCCTCGAACCCCGCCGCGCAGCTGTCCATGCACCGCCACTGCGTCTTGCCGTTGGGGAGCTTGTCCCGCTccccgcgcgcggcggcggcggcctcggtggcggtcttggcggcggcggcgacggcggcctggGCCAGAGCCGTTACGTCGGCCGCGGGGCTCGACGACAGGAGCTCCTCGCAGTTGCTCGGCTGCGGCGTCTTGGCGCAGGCCTCCTTGGCGACGCTGCCGGCGCCGTCGACGAACAAGGAAACGGCTGAGGCGAGTAGGACGAAGAAGATGATCATCAGGGAACCGCGAGGCTTCGTCATCGCCATGGTCGTCGATCTGCTCCCAGACTCTCTCGTCTCGTCCACGGAATGTGATAGAGCAGCTAATGAGCCAGAATTGAGCTTATATATATGCAGGGATCCACGTTGAGTATGCATGTGACAGTTTAATACGTGTGGTTGGGAGTTGTCTTCTCCGTGTGGAAAGCGGCATGCCCATCATTTCCTTTCCTTGCATGCACGCGCGGCGCGCGTTCTCCTCACCGATCGATTCGCTTCCTGGAGCTTTTCCTCGCCGGTCGATCCAGCACAAACAAGGGCCTGCTAGATCATctcaccggcggccccgatagcattttTAGAGCcggcatcgaaaatgggctcgcatcgGCGCGACTAAAAAACCGCCGGCACAATTTCAAACCCAATAGAAACACCGGtaaccccgtgtcggccccttcgcgAAGGACGTGAATCGGGTGCGTCGACGCCTCGCGGCACGATGGTTTTCGCTGGTGGGAACGCCTTGGCAGCGAGAGGAGGCGATGGTTCGCGTTGGAAACGACGCGGGAAGATTGGTCGTCAACGTTAATGGTCTCCTGCGCGGAAACCGAAGCCGcgatgagggcagcgactggccatgcGGCGTCCACTCACCTCCCTaacgcgccttcaatgcgcgtccgccacctcccttaaaaccccaccgGCGCGCACCTCTCTTCTTCCCCGTCTTCCAACCCTAGCCCCCGCCACCGCCATTGTCGTAGAATCTACGCCAAACACCCACCGACGCAAGCACCCATCGACGTGATGGCGCACAAcgacgaggccggcggcggcgtgctccgCTCGCTGCAACTGACGTACGAGGAGGCGGACGTACTATACTGGTAGCGCATCCCCATGCAAGTACAGTACAAGCTGCCGCACGGGTGGCACGTATCCAACGCCGATTTCGccgtgccaccgccgccaccggcagGACCGGAGTTGCGCGCCCTCATCAACGAGCGGTGGAAGCATATGACGCCGGCGGATAGAAGCCTGCCGTCAAACACGCTCAACAGCCCGGCATGGCTGCGGCGTTTCAAAGAGGAGCGCGCCATCGAGCTCGTGCGGGTGGCCGGCCGCGTGACCGGCCTTTTAAACAACATCTGCAGCCGTGCCTGGTGGCTCGGTCGCAACGTCGACGCCACGCTGCAGCAGTACGGCtactgacgagggatcacctcgccaatgcctatagattgtagacttagggtttcgtggaaGAAGAGACGATGGAGATTCCAGTAACGAGCTTGGGCACACGATATACCTAGCTTCGGGTCCCTTCAGTGGAGGATCCCTATGTGctcctagcaatctagtataatcacaactatgtttacagggggccgccataggcggaactATGTTGTCTCTCTTGTCTATattgctatgttgtctatctctcccctcctctccggtaccctggctggctttatatatacaAACCAGCCtaggggttttacaagagtcctagtcgactaaatCTTTGGATTaccttcttgggccttctccatattgagccGAGCCGGGTAtggtaataatgggtacccgaaaggtatgcccatgacagtagcccccgagtgtctagggaagtcgaagacttgcctagagactccaatcataatcatctccaaagtcgaagaaatacaaggcgaggctaTTGATCCAGAAATACATCAAGTAAATGTCGTAGATCATGCACAGCGTAGACGTTGTTGACGATTTTCGAaggtatttttctatcgggtgtgcgaccaacgctcccgatgggagtagcccccgagtctatgggcatgtgtttgcacctgggcatagactcaagttgtactcgaTGAAATTCTCAATAGCTGGAATTCAGCTTTCGATAAGTCCTAAAGGGGCACGTCCTTAAGTTTTTTATCGACTCctgctggaggacttgatgaaatctatgtgctcccgatggaagtaagcTTCACTTGAGTCGCGGAGTCAAGTTgattctacaaaccttgatttatTTACCATAAAGATATTCGATCGCAGAATCGGGTTGAATCTCTAAACCCTAGCTTTTCTTCTTGATTTTTCGACTCCAGGGCATTGCTATTTTTATTCGACATCTATATTGCACAAGGATATTGGTAAATGTGGCTGGTGCTTCTGAGGGATCGGGAACCATTTAATTGCTCTGGTGGAAAATCtggataaacctacttcaaacccGAGTCCCTGGACTCGAATTCGGGTTACTGGCATAATTCAGGACGTGTCGCTTTAGGACTTATCGAAAACTGAATTCCAGCTAAATTATCAGGTACACAACGTGATTTTCTTCACATTTGTTGATATGGATTAAGTGGGAGAGCCTACTCGGGTGCGATGTcacgccacacaggacagattctggggtcttaccttcgtgatcTTTTTACAAATCACGGTATTCAGAGTTTTTACCACGGCGGacacgctctgagaatatattgtcgagtgcgtttgttcggctgatggaataaCTTATTTGTGCGGGTTTTCCTATATTTTCATCGGGAGCGATGCAATAGCTGAATTTATCGGGTTCTTCAAATTTTTTCGGGTTCGCCGCCGGTGCTCTTGCTGAGAATAAATGAAGAGTCCATGTTGATAATAGACTCGAAGATTTTCTGTCTTTTTTGTTGAGTACGTGAGCATTGCTCTTGATAGGAATAAATGACGAGTCTTTTGACTTGAATATTtatccatttctattttgtcgtcTTCTTTGAAGAATTGTTTTTTCCGGCGATTTACTTGAAACAATTTTTTCGTCGAGTATGCGATTGGAATAAATGACGAGTCTGCGGGCTCGAAGATTTTTTGATCTCTATTTTGTTGCCTTCTTTCTTTGAAGAAAATTATTTGGCGCAGCCCCGAGTGTTGGGTGCGATGAAAGTAAACACATCGTTATCGAGCCCCCGAGTCCCTGCTTCGCATTGCCGCAAGCTGATGCAGATATGCCCAGGTCGAGCGAGATGATGTAACTAGTGTACTGGGCTGCGACGTCCGACGGAGTCATCGGAGTGGCAATGGTAGAGAGGATAGTGCATCCTTCACCGGTGGCGATGTCGGTTCCTCCGAAATCGATGTCCTTGTAAACTCCTCCATAGTGGATTGCAATGTACGCTCCTTCGGAGTCAAAAGGAATGTTCATTCTTCCGAAGCCAATGGCGTTGGTTGAAGTTGTTGGCGACCGCGATGATATCGAAGTGCCTCTCTATGTAGTGCTTCTTGGCACCATGGATATGTGATCATGTGTACAAAAAATAATACCAAGTGAAGAAAATTCGATGACATAATTAAATTTACAAGACAAGACCATTAAATGGATGAATAGCACCTGTTTTTCGTTTCATCTAGAAAATCATGACCACACACGTCTGGATCACGACGAAATTCACGACAACTGCTGTTCATTTTCGACTTCCCATAGAAGAACTCGATGAAGTTGTCGATCCTAGTAGGCGCATCAGGCCAGCATTGTATAGTCTCACGCGATAACCATATAAAGTGAAGTCATTTAGGATGAAGCTATTGACAATCATGTAATATGAATCCACTGAAGATTTACACCATTTGGAGATGAAGCCATTTGAAGATTAAACTATTGAAGATTACGTTATTAAAGATGAAGTATTGAACATAAATCCGCCGGAGGTGCATCGGTTCAATATTATATAAATCCATTAATAACCATAAAATATGAATCCACTGATAACCATAATATGAATCCGAATCTGAATCCACTAACCAGGAAGTGCATCAGGTCAGCATTTATATAatcatagaagataaatccattgaaaaccatagaagatgaaaccATGACCCGGAAGTGCATCGGGTCAGTATTATATAAGAACAAATCCACTGACCCAGAACTGCACCAGCTATTATTATATAAGAGGAACCGAGTAATAACTGTATAGATGAATCCACTAACCCGAATGTACATCGGGTAGTATTATATATAACCATAGAAGACAAAATCCACTAACAATCATTAGAAAATGAATCCACTGCAATGGCGAGCCCCCGAGCGAGGTGTTTGCGCGATGTCAAAGTAATCGAAACTTGTTCTGATCTGCCGTTATATTATGGCGCAAAAAATGTACGCAAATAACAGCTCGAGCCGAAAAAATATTTGACAGTGTATATTTTGCGAATAAGAATTAACTGTAAAAATAGCACCTGATGGTTCTGATGGTACTTCAGACTCGAGTCCACGATTGTGGCGATCAACTTGTGCCAAAACTGTTTGTTCTTCCTGGTACTTCTGACGGCCGGCGagttgcctttttcttatttttgaAACTTGACATGATCATGCAATCGTGGGTGGAAATAATATACATGCACGGGTTAGATCTAATAAATTGGATAGATAGTCAATGAGAAAAACATGATATCTGGACTTGATCCATCCATCGCCACGGAACGTATAACTGACACGAAAACCAATCCGTGTATTCGTGGTAGCTAACGCCCGTCTATCCTTCACGTACTCATCGATTGAATCCTATTTTTCCGATCTACCCATTGAAGTAGATGCATCTATGCAGACATAGAATAGCACACGCTAGAAGTAATCGTCTCAAGAGTAAATAAACAAGACGAAATAATAAGATAGATAGTACTCAATACTCTTTTACGAGCAGCTGCACATTGCCGCGCTGAGGTTGTTCATGGAGTTCAGCGGTAACATTGCCGCCTTGACGTAGCCGACGAAGTTGACCATGTTTAAGATGATCGAGTAGAACGAACGCCTTGTCGACTCCATGAATCGGTACAAGTCGCCGAGAAGCACTGATATGGGTGTCTCCTCCTTGTACGGCCCTGCTATGTATGGCGTTTCATCGGCTCCGATCGCTGAAGTTGTCCTCCCATCCAATGTTGTATCAATGATATCAAAAAAAACATGTCGTATATGAAGTTAGGTTCAAATAAAATAATTAATAATCACCAAGGGAAAAGAATAGATGAGATTAGAGGGAATCTGTCGCGAAAACTGCGCAGCCTTTACTCCATGGATTAGACGATGGAATCTGCGCTCCAAGATCACGTGAAACCGAGCATGTGTATGCACGAGaaaagaattttttttctttgagaGAACCGGTGGTTCGATTCATGTCCATGGATCGCAAACCGGCCGCTGCCACAAGGCTTTTTCCCAATCGATCTTTCAAGGCGCATGCCTAGGCAGCGTTGATGTCGTTCTCTAGATGATTCAATATGGCTGTTGACGTAGATGATGAAGGTTCCGTTCGGATGATAAAATTTAGTCGCTGCGCTTCCCACAAACGGtatcaattgacgagggatcacctcgccaatgcttaCAGATTGTAGATTTAGGGTTTTGTGGAAGAAACAACTCATCTAGTATAATcacacgatatacccagcttcgggtcctctCAGTAGAGCCTGCATGCTGCTAGCAAACTAGTATTATCACAACTATGTTTATAGGGGCTCCTATAGACAAAACTATGTTGTCTCTCTTGTCTATATTGCTATGTTATCTATCTCTCCCGTCCTCTCGGGTACCCTGGATGGTTCTATATATACAACCAGCCTAGGGATTTTACaacagtcctagtcgactacttcttcggattACCTtttttgggtcttctccatattggaacGAGTCAGGTAtggtaataatgggtacccgaaaggTATGCACATGACAGCTACCGCCAGCGCGTCCGCAACGACCTGCCGCGCATCCCGCTGTACTACCCACATGAGGAGTGCATGGCGCCGGTGGAGCCGCCTCTACAGAGGCCGTTGGCAAGAACAACGACGTCTGGGAGCTCGCGCACCGGATCGTCGATCGCCGACGACCGCATGCGCTCAGCCGCGCACGCGCCTCCTTCGGGTGGCGTCGTCATCGATGACGGGGCGAGGTGCGCGTCTTCAGCTCCGACCCGTTGGACCACAGGGTCGGCCCAACGTTGCcgcctcaaggaggaggacgccacgggcccgccaccacttccgccggcgaagaGGCAATGGTGGGAGATAGAGGAAGAGGCGCAGGTGGCTGtccgtggcggcgacgacccGGAGGAATTATGCGGACAAAATTTAtcgtcggccgctccgtcgagCAGGACTACCAGCAGATGACGATGGACCCGCGgtaggcggcggtgtggtccgctagggaccacggcgccaacttcgtcgacctcgccagACCTTCCGAGCCACCGGCGTCCAAGGAGGAGGAAGACTACTGGTCCTTCGGCTCATCCAGCGACGACTATAGTGACGACACCAACAACctcgacttcagcgccttcgacgcACGCCGCCGCTAGTTTTTTTtaagtttttagtttaaattcaagTAACTTTTGTATAAAACTAGTCCATATTAGTATGAATTTCGTTTTTAAAtgtcattttaaatttgaatttctaTTAGGGCTGCCGgatggggggcgccggtgtgggaacaacatccccaaatagaggatgctctgccGGTGCCACCCATAAGgaagtgccggcgcccctgccgacgcCTATTTGGGGGGCACGGGTGGAGATGCTGAGCATCTCCACTGGCACCCCCGATAGCGGCCCCAATAGCATTTTGGGGGGcggcatcgaaaatgggctcatCTGGCGCGCCCCAAAAAGCGCCGGCGcaatttcgagcccaatagaaacgCCGgctaccccgtgccggccccttcacgaagggcgcgccggcgcctcgcggcacaaATTTTTTTGGGTGTgggagtgttatcaccagaatttgaccgagtcagaggtgggccgcgatcaagatagatttgaagaatatgcatagaaggaatacgtgaatcggccttttataccaagttgggcttaattgcccatgtatttgtaacatattagatcgcatcttagtttagaagttagaatcttactcgtgcacggtttggtgcacgcccacattagaaagtcccctggactataaatatgtacctagggtttatggaataaacaacaaccaacgttcaaccacaaacaaatctcggcgcatcgccaactccttcgtctcgagggtttctaccggtaagcatcatgctgcctagatcgcatcttgcgatctaggcagcacaagcccgccccgttgttcatgcgttgctcgtactgaagcctttttgatggcgagcaacgtagttatcttagacatgttagggttagcattgttcttcatgttacatgctttcgtagtgcaacccttgcatgtctagccgcccttacacctatcttaggtgtaggggcggcaccccgttgatcatagtttagtagatctgatccgttacgattgctccttgttctacaaggattagtttaatatctgcaatagttaggccttacaaagggttggaggatccagcggcgtgtagggtggcgtctgctagtcctagaacggatgttccggggatcaacctcgtgttggtttttaggccctgtctaggatcggcttacggtcaccgtgcgcgagcgcgaggcccaatcgtgagtaggatgatccgattatgcggtgaaaaccccggatcgtcgtagatctaatcagctttaccttgatcaagcaggaccaccatatattcggacaccccgtctgaatcatgggtggatcggctctttgagccgattcacgggataactcgagagccgatcgaggctcgtatttaacgtttacgtgtgtgccctgcagaaactaagcgaggcatcatccacaccttcccgaccaggtataggtcaggtggcacgcccttgtgataaacatcggcgcgtgcgaccaggaggctttgcgggccgtcgctcggagggactggggccagccgcagccctagttgttcccggctctaccgtgttgcccgtctctgcccgccagggggtttctgacgtcaacacattctggcacgcccggtgggacagtcgacgacatccacgacatcgccatctacatccgagatggcggaagacactccggtcacgtacgcggatctgcctgatgagctcaagaagaagcatgacgagatcaaggcaaccctcgaagccgaactcatcggct includes these proteins:
- the LOC124677232 gene encoding uncharacterized protein LOC124677232 is translated as MAMTKPRGSLMIIFFVLLASAVSLFVDGAGSVAKEACAKTPQPSNCEELLSSSPAADVTALAQAAVAAAAKTATEAAAAARGERDKLPNGKTQWRCMDSCAAGFEEAATKFKPGAGGPAAGAGAKLLEVLDFVVLDEEKEKSKDWEWKWSCNECKADPTAPAGLVVKNKEFDKIMEFLPAILKQTPAAVANSTKPAATKA